In Thalassotalea sp. Sam97, a single window of DNA contains:
- the ggt gene encoding gamma-glutamyltransferase: MREDGRGDRVVSAPFATRSAVLGLNGMAATSHPLASQVAIDILKQGGSAVDAAIAANAAIGLMEPTGNGIGGDLFAIVWDPKTEKIYGLNGSGRSAKGQTLAQLKQKIGDVKEIPNWGSAPVTVPGTVDAWFELHGKFGKLAMTDNLQPAIDYAYQGFPVTEVVSYYMGIYQERYERLFKAGEIEEIANYQATFLIDGKYPKEGQIFKNPYLGNTLTKIAQGGRDAFYQGDIADIMDAYFKRIGGALRKEDFTSHTSTWIEPVSVNYRGYDVWELPPNGQGIAALQMLNILEGYDLQAMGHNSADYLHVMTEAKKLAFEDRARFYADPDYYDIPLNGLLSKQYAAERRHLIDMNSAANQVEHGDPKLIDGDTIYLTVADKDGMMVSLIQSNYRGMGSGLVADGLGFIFQNRGAQYSLSEGHPNVYAPNKRPFHTIIPAFLSKNGQPLMSFGLMGGAMQPQGHVQMVANIIDFGMGVQQSGDAARYHHRGSTEPTWQGRMQDGGTLELESGINADVVRELQRRGHKIDVTSGPFGGYQAIWRDPQTGVYHGASEMRKDGMAIGY, encoded by the coding sequence ATGCGCGAAGACGGCCGTGGAGACCGTGTCGTCAGCGCGCCATTCGCTACTCGCTCGGCAGTTTTAGGCCTAAATGGCATGGCCGCGACTTCACACCCTTTGGCTAGCCAAGTTGCCATCGATATTCTAAAACAAGGTGGTAGCGCCGTTGATGCGGCCATTGCTGCCAATGCTGCCATCGGTTTAATGGAACCAACAGGTAATGGTATAGGTGGGGATTTATTTGCTATTGTCTGGGATCCAAAAACCGAGAAAATATACGGTTTAAATGGCTCTGGTCGCTCAGCAAAAGGACAAACCTTAGCACAACTTAAACAAAAAATAGGTGATGTTAAAGAAATTCCTAATTGGGGTAGCGCTCCGGTAACTGTGCCTGGCACTGTAGATGCCTGGTTTGAATTACACGGCAAGTTTGGCAAGTTAGCCATGACCGATAACTTACAGCCCGCTATCGATTACGCTTACCAAGGCTTCCCTGTAACCGAAGTTGTCTCGTATTACATGGGCATTTATCAAGAGCGATACGAACGTTTATTTAAAGCAGGAGAAATTGAAGAGATCGCCAATTATCAAGCCACCTTTCTTATCGATGGCAAGTATCCCAAAGAGGGACAAATATTCAAAAACCCTTATTTAGGTAACACCCTTACAAAAATTGCCCAAGGTGGTCGCGATGCATTTTATCAAGGTGATATTGCCGATATCATGGATGCGTATTTCAAGCGTATTGGCGGCGCACTGCGCAAAGAGGATTTTACCAGTCACACCAGCACTTGGATAGAGCCTGTTTCGGTTAACTATCGCGGCTACGATGTCTGGGAACTACCACCAAATGGACAAGGTATTGCCGCACTACAAATGCTCAATATCCTTGAAGGCTACGACCTACAGGCAATGGGCCATAATAGCGCCGATTACCTGCACGTTATGACCGAAGCAAAAAAACTAGCCTTTGAAGACCGTGCTCGTTTCTATGCCGACCCAGACTATTACGATATCCCCCTTAACGGGTTGTTATCAAAACAGTATGCCGCCGAGCGTCGTCACCTTATCGATATGAATAGCGCTGCAAACCAAGTAGAGCATGGCGATCCTAAGCTGATTGATGGCGATACCATTTACCTTACGGTGGCCGATAAAGATGGCATGATGGTGTCGCTTATTCAAAGTAATTATCGTGGTATGGGATCGGGTTTAGTCGCCGATGGTTTAGGTTTTATTTTCCAAAATCGAGGTGCCCAATATTCCTTAAGCGAAGGTCATCCTAATGTTTACGCACCCAATAAGCGCCCTTTTCACACCATCATTCCTGCTTTTTTAAGTAAAAACGGACAACCATTGATGAGCTTTGGTTTGATGGGCGGGGCGATGCAACCGCAAGGACATGTACAAATGGTGGCGAATATCATCGACTTTGGTATGGGGGTACAACAATCTGGCGATGCGGCACGTTATCACCATCGCGGTTCAACCGAGCCGACGTGGCAAGGACGTATGCAAGACGGTGGCACGCTTGAGTTAGAAAGTGGCATTAACGCCGATGTTGTGCGCGAGTTGCAACGCCGTGGCCATAAAATTGATGTGACCTCTGGTCCGTTTGGTGGTTATCAAGCGATATGGCGCGATCCACAAACGGGTGTATACCATGGCGCCAGCGAAATGCGCAAAGATGGTATGGCAATAGGTTACTAA